One region of Populus trichocarpa isolate Nisqually-1 chromosome 4, P.trichocarpa_v4.1, whole genome shotgun sequence genomic DNA includes:
- the LOC7479094 gene encoding ubiquitin domain-containing protein 7SL RNA1: MDVIFEPQRGGPFSIEVGFFDTVSEIKEKVHKYHGIPINKQTLVFHGQVLQDDKDVEYCEILQNSRIQLLITPETDQIPQDKVEQTSHSKKVQLRIKIPSNQTLVPLEMDMSDTVLHLKEKIREIEPVPVKRLVLQSNGAELQDHQSLHECELKYNSEISVNVKPSPSGSGSKGGSTGFKKLRVIVVTKCGTKKIPVEVNPSDNVGELRKELQDLQQKNQFHLPQEGYFFIHKQDVMDDDRSFRWHRVNQGDTIDVFNGRVTSGS, from the coding sequence ATGGATGTCATTTTTGAGCCCCAAAGAGGCGGGCCATTCTCCATTGAAGTGGGTTTCTTTGATACAGTCTCGGAGATCAAAGAGAAGGTACACAAGTACCATGGTATACCTATAAACAAGCAAACCCTAGTTTTTCATGGCCAAGTTCTTCAAGATGATAAAGATGTAGAATATTGTGAAATCCTCCAAAACTCTCGCATTCAACTCCTTATAACACCTGAAACCGATCAAATACCTCAAGACAAGGTTGAACAAACCTCACACTCCAAGAAAGTTCAGCTGCGTATCAAGATTCCATCAAACCAAACGCTTGTCCCTCTTGAAATGGATATGAGCGATACTGTGCTACATCTAAAAGAAAAGATTCGTGAGATAGAGCCAGTTCCAGTTAAAAGATTAGTGCTACAATCGAATGGTGCGGAGTTGCAAGATCATCAGTCTTTACATGAATGTGAGTTGAAGTATAATAGTGAGATTAGCGTCAACGTAAAGCCATCACCATCTGGCTCAGGATCAAAAGGGGGCTCTACAGGTTTCAAGAAACTGAGGGTGATTGTTGTGACCAAGTGTGGCACTAAGAAGATTCCTGTCGAAGTGAATCCATCGGATAATGTTGGAGAGCTTAGAAAAGAGCTGCAAGATTTGCAACAGAAAAATCAATTCCATCTTCCACAAGAAGGGTACTTTTTCATACATAAACAGGATGTTATGGACGATGATCGATCGTTTCGGTGGCACCGTGTTAACCAGGGTGATACAATTGATGTCTTCAATGGAAGAGTAACCAGTGGATCTTAG